In the Leguminivora glycinivorella isolate SPB_JAAS2020 chromosome 14, LegGlyc_1.1, whole genome shotgun sequence genome, one interval contains:
- the LOC125233084 gene encoding histone-binding protein N1/N2, whose translation MTEVEVTQTPSELLASGRRNLAVRDYNAATEALAKACELLAKEHGDTADQCAEAYLWYGKALLGLSREESGVLGDGMPGTGNADGEEEDDNEEQEENGENGEEENGEAEAEPVKAEADDGVKKSEAESTTKDEPASSSTADDQPGPSNGEAADESMADLENEDDVDNLQLAWEMLDLARSILRRRVEGGGDAARAQLADVHLALGEVALESETYDKAVIDMQSCLEIQKELYSSDDRRIAETHYQIGLANSLASNFEDAITHFKNAANILETRIKTLENPAAVKDDATVKKHSTADPLYSIEAEIKELKELLPEIQEKIQDMMDYKTETKKRLAETLFSSNGESSHLNGAGSSSSEAKPKPAASDISHLIKRKRKSSETEEASSAKRANT comes from the exons ATGACAGAAGTAGAAGTAACGCAGACCCCTTCAGAGCTCCTGGCTAGCGGGCGGCGAAATCTAGCCGTAAGGGACTACAACGCGGCCACGGAAGCTCTCGCCAAAGCCTGCGAGCTCCTCGCCAAAGAACATGGGGATACTGCTGACCAGTGTGCAGAAGCATATCTAtg GTATGGTAAGGCCTTATTGGGCCTCTCAAGAGAAGAAAGCGGGGTCCTCGGTGATGGTATGCCGGGAACAGGCAATGCTGATGGCGAGGAAGAAGATGACAATGAAG AACAAGAAGAAAACGGTGAGAATGGCGAGGAAGAGAATGGGGAAGCGGAAGCTGAGCCTGTAAAGGCAGAGGCCGACGATGGAGTGAAGAAGAGTGAGGCGGAGTCCACCACTAAAGATGAGCCGGCCAGCAGCAGCACTGCCGATGATCAACCT GGTCCATCTAATGGAGAGGCAGCTGACGAGTCAATGGCTGACTTGGAAAACGAAGATGATGTTGACAACCTCCAGTTGGCATGGGAAATGTTGG ACTTGGCGCGCAGCATCCTGCGCAGACGCGTGGAGGGCGGCGGAGacgcagcgcgcgcgcagcTGGCCGACGTGCACCTCGCGCTCGGCGAGGTCGCGCTGGAGAGCGAGACTTACGACAAGGCAGTCATCGACATGC AAAGCTGCTTAGAAATCCAAAAGGAACTGTATAGCAGTGACGACCGCCGCATTGCTGAAACCCACTATCAAATTG GTCTAGCAAACTCTCTCGCCTCCAACTTCGAAGACGCCATAACCCACTTCAAAAACGCGGCCAACATTCTCGAAACTCGCATCAAAACTTTAGAGAACCCAGCAGCAGTCAAAGACGATGCCACCGTCAAGAAACACTCCACTGCAGACCCACTCTACTCCATAGAAGCAGAAATTAAAGAGTTGAAGGAACTGTTACCGGAGATCCAGGAAAAAATACAGGACATGATGGACTATAAGACTGAG ACGAAAAAGCGTCTCGCCGAAACGCTGTTCTCATCAAACGGCGAAAGTTCTCATCTCAACGGCGCTGGCTCCAGCTCCTCGGAGGCGAAACCGAAGCCTGCTGCCTCAGACATCTCCCATCTCATCAAGAGGAAGAGGAAGTCCAGCGAAACTGAGGAGGCCTCCTCCGCTAAGAGGGCTAACACGTGA
- the LOC125233087 gene encoding prostaglandin reductase 1-like, with the protein MVKARKYVVKRHFQGEPKKDDYDLIEYELPLLKDGDILVKAEWISVDPYLRAYNPQLPTPYDQFSAQVGTVLESKSPDFPVGSRIVSQKGWCDYSIINPKDKLKVELGVYKLPSLGDLSPSLGVGAVGMPGATAYFGFLEICKPKAGETVVVTGAAGAVGSLVGQIAKIKGCRVIGFAGSDEKVKWLETELGFDKAINYKTANVVQALKEAAPKGVDCYFDNVGGEISSQIMAQMNLHGRVSVCGSISSYNDSNLPKATIVQPSVVFKQLKIEGFVVSRWLDRWPEAFADIIQWIKSGKLKPREHVTEGFDKLFDAFVGMLAGENFGKAVVKV; encoded by the coding sequence ATGGTCAAGGCaagaaaatacgtagtcaaGAGACATTTCCAGGGTGAACCTAAAAAAGATGACTACGATTTAATCGAGTACGAGCTGCCACTGCTTAAAGACGGGGACATTCTTGTCAAGGCAGAATGGATCAGCGTGGACCCGTACCTACGAGCCTACAACCCCCAGCTCCCAACCCCTTATGACCAATTCAGCGCCCAAGTAGGCACAGTCTTGGAATCAAAATCGCCTGACTTCCCCGTCGGTTCCAGAATAGTCTCTCAAAAGGGATGGTGCGATTACAGCATAATCAATCCTAAAGATAAATTAAAAGTTGAGCTTGGAGTATACAAACTACCAAGTTTGGGTGATTTGTCTCCGTCTCTAGGAGTTGGCGCCGTCGGCATGCCAGGAGCAACAGCGTATTTTGGCTTTCTGGAAATTTGCAAGCCCAAAGCTGGTGAGACTGTAGTTGTGACCGGTGCTGCCGGTGCTGTCGGCTCGCTGGTCGGACAAATTGCAAAGATAAAGGGTTGCAGAGTTATAGGTTTCGCCGGCTCAGATGAAAAAGTGAAATGGTTGGAAACGGAACTAGGTTTCGATAAAGCTATCAACTACAAGACGGCGAACGTGGTCCAAGCTCTGAAAGAAGCGGCACCGAAGGGAGTCGATTGCTATTTTGACAACGTAGGCGGAGAAATAAGCAGTCAGATTATGGCACAGATGAATTTACATGGAAGGGTGTCGGTATGTGGCAGCATCAGCTCGTACAATGATTCGAATTTGCCGAAAGCGACTATCGTGCAGCCATCTGTAGTATTCAAGCAGCTGAAGATAGAAGGGTTCGTAGTATCCAGATGGTTGGATCGCTGGCCTGAAGCGTTCGCTGATATCATTCAGTGGATAAAGAGTGGAAAACTGAAGCCAAGAGAGCATGTAACTGAAGGTTTTGACAAGCTGTTTGACGCGTTCGTAGGTATGCTAGCTGGAGAAAATTTCGGCAAAGCAGTGGTCAAAGTGTAA
- the LOC125233085 gene encoding prostaglandin reductase 1-like, with amino-acid sequence MVKQRKYVVKKHFQGVPKRDDFEIVETELLPIKNGEILLKTEWISVDPYQRAYSSRYPVPYDQFGYQVSLVLESKDPRYPEGSRIVSHKGWCDHSVINTSSGEAPSGLNAVYKLPDLKGLPNSLGIGAIGMTGATAYFGLLELCKPKAGETVVVTGAAGAVGSIVGQIAKIKGCTVIGFAGSDDKVEWLEKELGFDKAFNYKTTDVLTALKEAAPKGVDCYFDNVGGEISSQIISQMNLYGRVAVCGSISAYNADLLNTPKASILQPSIVSKELKIEGYIVSRWLSRWPEAFADLIKWAKSGQLKTREHVTEGFDNIYDAFVGMLAGENTGKAVVKV; translated from the coding sequence ATGGTGAAGCAAAGGAAGTATGTTGTGAAGAAACATTTCCAGGGAGTGCCCAAGCGAGATGACTTCGAAATCGTggagaccgaactactcccaatcAAGAACGGAGAAATCCTCCTCAAAACCGAATGGATCAGTGTGGACCCCTACCAGCGAGCTTACAGCTCCCGCTACCCCGTGCCTTACGACCAATTCGGATACCAAGTTAGTTTAGTATTGGAATCCAAAGATCCCAGATATCCAGAAGGCTCTAGAATCGTCAGCCACAAAGGCTGGTGCGACCACAGCGTAATAAATACAAGCTCAGGCGAAGCACCTTCAGGCTTAAACGCCGTCTATAAGCTTCCCGATTTAAAGGGCCTGCCCAATTCTCTAGGAATCGGAGCTATTGGCATGACGGGCGCGACCGCGTACTTCGGATTGCTGGAACTATGTAAGCCGAAAGCAGGCGAGACGGTGGTGGTAACTGGCGCTGCCGGAGCAGTGGGGTCCATCGTTGGACAAATCGCCAAAATCAAAGGTTGTACAGTCATCGGCTTCGCCGGCTCGGATGACAAGGTTGAGTGGCTGGAGAAGGAGTTGGGTTTCGATAAAGCATTCAATTATAAAACTACGGATGTCTTGACGGCTCTCAAGGAAGCGGCGCCAAAAGGAGTGGACTGCTATTTTGATAACGTTGGAGGCGAAATAAGTAGCCAGATCATTTCTCAGATGAACCTTTATGGAAGAGTTGCCGTCTGCGGAAGTATAAGTGCTTACAACGCAGATCTCCTGAATACACCTAAAGCATCTATACTGCAGCCGAGTATAGTAAGTAAAGAGTTGAAAATCGAAGGTTACATTGTTTCGCGATGGCTGTCGCGTTGGCCCGAGGCATTCGCCGACCTGATAAAGTGGGCAAAATCTGGCCAACTGAAGACCAGAGAGCACGTTACCGAGGGATTTGACAATATCTACGACGCCTTTGTCGGAATGCTGGCCGGTGAGAATACTGGTAAAGCTGTCGTtaaagtataa